The sequence TTCCTTGCCCGATCCCGCTGTTCTGCGTGCTCCCTTGCCGGAGCCCGGAATCGAGGAGTTCGCCTTCAGCCTGCTCGGCTTCGAGAGTGATCACGTGCGCAGGCTCGAACAGGCCGTGGAAGTCCGCGAACAGGCCATACAGGCGCTCGACGCCTATGCGAGGCAGAGCGGGGAGAACCTCCAGGGTGTTCCCGAACTCGGTCCGCCCCAGCGTCTCGTCGCGACGGTGCCGGAACGGGTGCCCGAGTCGATCGATGCGGGAGGCGGGCCCGCCGGTACGACGTCGGCCGCGAATGCCCCTGCCGCACCGGCTTCGCAGGGCTCGGTTTCCGCGCCGTCCTCACCCGTGCAGCCACCATCCGGATCATCGGGCTCCTCGATGTCGCCTGGATCGGCACAGTCGTCCACTCCCGCGAGTTTCGTGGCGCCCTCGTCGGTCGCCGCACCGGCATCGGGCACGCCGTCGCAGGGCCTGACCACGGGTAGTAGCGGCAGGGTCGGAGCGCAGCCGGTCACGGGTGCGCAGGGCCCGGCCGCTACCACGCCGAGCGGTGTCACGCAGCCCTCGGCCGGAAGTGTCGTTCCACCCGTGGCTGCGGCAGGCGTGGCAGGCGCGGCTGGCGCGGCGGGAAAGGCTGGAGCCGGACACGGCGACGACGCCGCGCGAGGCAGGAGGGGCCCCGGTGCGGCCGGTCAGGTGCCGCAGGGCACGGCAGGAAGCCCCGAGACCGCCGTCGCCGACCGATCGGTGCGGCCGGTGGGCGGGGCCGCACCCGGCGGTGTCGGCGCGGCGCCACACGGTGCGGGAGCCGCCGGTGGTGGTGCGCTGGCAGGCAAGGCCACGCAGGGCTCGCCCGAGCAGCTCGCGAAGGGCCTGACCAGCGGAGCCGTCGCCCCTGAGCAGGGCACGGTGCCTGGTTCGGACGTCGGCGAGGTGTCCGGCGTGGCACGTGACGGCCTGAGCGTGAACGAT comes from Saccharomonospora xinjiangensis XJ-54 and encodes:
- a CDS encoding PPE domain-containing protein; this translates as MNDVDIAAQAARIRDHRFTGYPNSMLADEIELMRSGRGITGLSEAVTALRAIARVLEDTDDTLRTQLAELGVEWESEAGRDAASAVQGEANFSREAGEKVNDSAERVFAQGEAFNRTLHSLPDPAVLRAPLPEPGIEEFAFSLLGFESDHVRRLEQAVEVREQAIQALDAYARQSGENLQGVPELGPPQRLVATVPERVPESIDAGGGPAGTTSAANAPAAPASQGSVSAPSSPVQPPSGSSGSSMSPGSAQSSTPASFVAPSSVAAPASGTPSQGLTTGSSGRVGAQPVTGAQGPAATTPSGVTQPSAGSVVPPVAAAGVAGAAGAAGKAGAGHGDDAARGRRGPGAAGQVPQGTAGSPETAVADRSVRPVGGAAPGGVGAAPHGAGAAGGGALAGKATQGSPEQLAKGLTSGAVAPEQGTVPGSDVGEVSGVARDGLSVNDLGGGIAALGAGGVAGALSGAERSGRGVGRSAPGAQISPRPLPVGDLPEEELRVQRSSERLNPGGSTHRDAFLEKAAPGEQETGEHVRRFGVEDADLFTDQRMVSPDVIGDDGSDGQL